The Chroicocephalus ridibundus chromosome 20, bChrRid1.1, whole genome shotgun sequence genome has a window encoding:
- the LOC134525560 gene encoding uncharacterized protein LOC134525560 isoform X2 encodes MGAIPSYRAANSLQDRDPPGSLCPAAIPAPTARDQPRSSQPAREEQTASCPGKLDGAGKRRGAAFERGGEQTCNTGSAPPGSEPPWRGFQKTEQEEPLAALGEAGYSWEQVEEEPLEKSEIQLQGKVGSSP; translated from the exons ATGGGAGCCATTCCATCGTACAGGGCAGCTAATTCCCTGCAGGACAGAGATCCCCCAGGATCCCTGTGCCCTGCTGCCATCCCTGCACCGACAGCGCGGGATCAGCCCCGCTCCTCCCAGCCTGCCCGGGAAGAGCAAACAG ccTCGTGCCCGGGGAAGCTTGATGGAGCTGGAAAGCGAAGAGGAGCCGCTTTTGAACGCGGCGGCGAACAGACCTGCAACACCGGCTCTGCCCCTCCGGGCTCCGAACCCCCCTGGCGAG GTTTTCAGAAGACAGAGCAGGAGGAACCCTTGGCTGCTTTGGGAGAAGCTGGGTACAGCTGGGAGCAGGTGGAGGAGGAGCCCCTGGAAAAGTCTGAG ATCCAGCTCCAGGGAAAAGTCGGGAGCAGCCCCTGA
- the LOC134525560 gene encoding uncharacterized protein LOC134525560 isoform X1, whose product MTCSPLLPAFLPRKAAGCREDGGTGPEREAELQAAGGERICRSSHNPYEQAWLWGSEVTLRHVTKILFQEMSRASSGMSISQVWPWARTWEPFHRTGQLIPCRTEIPQDPCALLPSLHRQRGISPAPPSLPGKSKQPRARGSLMELESEEEPLLNAAANRPATPALPLRAPNPPGEKTEQEEPLAALGEAGYSWEQVEEEPLEKSEIQLQGKVGSSP is encoded by the exons ATGACCTGCTCACCACTTCTCCCAGCTTTTCTCCCCAGGAAAGCGGCTGGGTGCAGGGAAGACGGTGGGACCGGCCCAGAGAGGGAGGCAGAACTGCAagctgcaggaggggagaggatcTGCAGGAGCAGCCATAATCCCTATGAACAAGCCTGGTTATGGGGCTCTGAAGTCACCCTCCGACATGTTACGAAGATCCTGTTCCAGGAAATGAGCAGAGCATCCTCTGGGATGAGCATTTCACAGGTCTGGCCCTGGGCCCGCACATGGGAGCCATTCCATCGTACAGGGCAGCTAATTCCCTGCAGGACAGAGATCCCCCAGGATCCCTGTGCCCTGCTGCCATCCCTGCACCGACAGCGCGGGATCAGCCCCGCTCCTCCCAGCCTGCCCGGGAAGAGCAAACAG ccTCGTGCCCGGGGAAGCTTGATGGAGCTGGAAAGCGAAGAGGAGCCGCTTTTGAACGCGGCGGCGAACAGACCTGCAACACCGGCTCTGCCCCTCCGGGCTCCGAACCCCCCTGGCGAG AAGACAGAGCAGGAGGAACCCTTGGCTGCTTTGGGAGAAGCTGGGTACAGCTGGGAGCAGGTGGAGGAGGAGCCCCTGGAAAAGTCTGAG ATCCAGCTCCAGGGAAAAGTCGGGAGCAGCCCCTGA
- the LOC134525560 gene encoding uncharacterized protein LOC134525560 isoform X3: MFSVDFDAECEKEQLLKADEGAGSPTAELTQWNTLFSTNKHRQTSHKPRARGSLMELESEEEPLLNAAANRPATPALPLRAPNPPGEKTEQEEPLAALGEAGYSWEQVEEEPLEKSEIQLQGKVGSSP; the protein is encoded by the exons ATGTTTTCTGTGGACTTTGACGCCGAATGTGAGAAAGAGCAGCTCCTGAAAG CAGATGAGGGGGCAGGATCCCCGACAGCAGAGCTGACCCAGTGGAACACGCTCTTCAGCACAAACAAACATCGACAGACTTCACATAAG ccTCGTGCCCGGGGAAGCTTGATGGAGCTGGAAAGCGAAGAGGAGCCGCTTTTGAACGCGGCGGCGAACAGACCTGCAACACCGGCTCTGCCCCTCCGGGCTCCGAACCCCCCTGGCGAG AAGACAGAGCAGGAGGAACCCTTGGCTGCTTTGGGAGAAGCTGGGTACAGCTGGGAGCAGGTGGAGGAGGAGCCCCTGGAAAAGTCTGAG ATCCAGCTCCAGGGAAAAGTCGGGAGCAGCCCCTGA